The Terriglobia bacterium genome segment CGTGGTACCGATGTACTTCTACGCCGGGCAGGTGATGACCATCAACCGGGAACGCCTGAAGACCAACGAGATGGTGCTGCAGAACACGATTACCCAGTCGCTGGGCCAGGACATCGATCACCGCCAGCGCAACCTTGAAATCATGCTGGCGAATCTGGCCTCTGCGATCCAGGTGGCCAGCGGCAGCGATCTGCGCGAAGACCACGTCAACACCCCGGAACTGCGCGCCCTGTTGGAAAAGTTCGTTTCTTCCTCGCCCGATGTGGCCTATGCCACCCTGCTCAACCCCGAGGCGAAAGGCATCTCGGCCGGTCGGGTAGTGCCGGATGATTTCTTCCGCAAGGATTTGGAGCGGGCATTCATCGCCGCCGGGCAGGGGAGGGCCTACACCGGTCAAGCGCTGTCGCTGGAAGCCGGGCATGATCGGCGCATCGTCGTTCTGTTTAGCACACCCATGATGGCCGCAGGACGGTTCATCGGAATGCTGGGCGCGGCCGTGGACTTGAGCTTTCTGACTGGACGCCTGCGCGATGCCGCCAGGGGCGGCTTGGTCACCTATGTTGTGGACCGCCAGGGGCGGCTGGTGCTAGGAGCCATTCCGAATTTCGCCACCGGGCAGGATATGACGAAGTTCGAAATCGTGAAGAACTTCTTGGAATCGGGCGGCAAGGCACAACTGGTGGCCACGCGCGAATTCACCGTCTACCTGCCCAACGGCGAGAGAATCCCTATGCTGGGCACCTACAGCCCGGTACCGTCGCTGGAGTGGGCGGTGATCGCCCAGAAGCCGCAGCACGAGGCCTACAGCGACGTGGCCGAAATGCAGTCCAAGGCGCTGTGGTATGCCATCTATGCGGTCGTGCTGGCGATCGTGGTGAGCGTGTTCGCGGCGCGGCGCATCACCGGCCCGCTCGATATCCTCACCGACTCCAGCCGGGCGATCGCGCGCGGCGATTTCTCCCAGCGCGTGCATCTCACCAGCCGCACCGAGTTCGGCGAACTGGCGCAGACGTTCAATCACATGACCGAGGATCTGGAGCGCTTCGTCGCCGACCTGAAGCGCGCCGCGGAAGAGAACCGCGCCCTGTTCATGGGTTCCATCCAGATGCTGGCGGGCGCGGTCGCTACTCCACGATTCTCGCCACCGAGATGGGCTTCAGCGATGAGCAGATTGAGATCGTGCGTGTTTCCGCGCAGCTCCACGACGTGGGCAAAATCGGCATCGAGGACCGCATCCTCAAAAAGCCGGGCGCGCTGACCCCGGAAGAGTACGAGATCATGAAAACGCACACCACGCGCGGCGCCAACATCCTCCGCCCGGTGCAACAGTTGAAGGAGATGATTCCCGGCATCGAGTTGCACCACGAGTCGCTCGACGGCCGCGGCTATCCCTTCGGACTGAAGGGCGAGGAGCTGCCGCTGGTGCCGCGTATCATTGCTGTCGCCGACACCTTCGACGCCATGACCACCAACCGTCCCTACCAGGAGGCGCGCCCGCCCGAGTACGCGGTCAAGATTATCAAGTCGCTGGCGGAGACCAGGTTCGATCCCAAGGTAGTGGCCGCCCTGGAGAGCGTGTTCAACCGCGGGGACCTGCACATCCGCCGTGCCGCCGTGGCGGCTGAAAAGATCGTCGCTGCCGCCGCGGCGGAGGCCATCGGACCAATTTCGGTGCAGACCACGAGCAGCTAGTGTGCTTCCCACAAATTCACAGAGTAAGGTGCGCGGCGATAGGGCACGGCTTCGTGCCGACCAGGATCAGTTGCGGTTTTTGGCACGATACATAAAACAATAAAAAGGCGAGCCCGCCGGCTCGCTCTTACCTTTCGAGGGGGAATACCTTTTCAGGCTGCGGCGCTCTTGCCGGAAGTGATGTCGTGCACCGTGGAGTTCTCCACCATCAGGGTCTTGATGTCGGGTTGGTCGTCCACCAACGGCATAATTCTTTGCGCGATCTCCTGGAACAGCGTCTGGTCGTAGAACTCCAGATCCTGACGTGTGTGCCACAGCGAGGTGCAAACGAACGTGCCGGTGGCGGTGTCGAAGGATTCCACCAGGTCCACGAAGCCGGGCTGGCGGGTGATGTTGGGCAAGACCTCGTTTTTGAGCGCGTTGCGGAATTCGGTGATTTTCTCCGGCTTCACGGTGCAGGTGACGATACGCGAAATCATGGGAGGGACTCCTTTCGCGGAATTGGAAATACGCCGGGAAGAAAGGGATGCGTCACACCCCACTGTGAGCGCCGGAAAAGGGTAGTCCTGCTGCCGCGCGCGGTCAAGCGCGGCGAAGCCTTAGCCCGGCAGCCCGGCGCTCCCCGCTCGGGCGCTCCATCTATAATGAGTGGTTCCGCGCCGGCGCCGCTCCGCGCTAGCGCGCAGCGGGATCCTATGATTCAGACTTTGTTCGGCAGCCTCGAGCAGGAGCCCGAGAAACCCGGCTTCTTCGACCGCATGAAGCAGGCGGTCACGCGCACGCGCGAGAATCTGAGCGAGCGCATCGAGGAAGTGGTTTCCTTCCGCAAGGAAATCGACCGCGAGACGCTCGACGACCTGGAAGCGACGCTGATCGCCGCCGACCTGGGGAGCGCGACCACGCAAGAAGTCCTGCAGGCGCTGCGCGAAAAAGTGGATCGCAACCAGATCGGGAACGTGGACGAACTCAAGCGTCTGCTCAAGGGCGAACTGCTTCATATCCTAAGCCGCGCCAGCCTCGAGCCGGTAAAGGCGGTGGAAGGACCGGAGGTGATTGTTGTGGTCGGCGTGAACGGGACCGGGAAGACGACGACCATCGGCAAGCTCGCGAACGCTTTGCGGTCGCAGGGAAAAACCGTCCTGCTGTGCGCCGCCGACACGTTTCGCGCGGCCGCCATCGAACAGCTTGAGGTCTGGGGCGATCGTACCGGCACCGAGGTGATCAAAACCAAGCCCGGCGGCGATCCGTCGGCGGTGCTGTACGACGCACTGCAGGCGGCCAAGGCGCGCAACACGGATTACGTGATCGTGGACACCGCCGGCCGGCTGCACACCAAAAGCAACCTGATGGAAGAGCTGTCGAAGATGCGACGCACGGCGCAGCGCATCATTCCGGGGGCTCCGCACGAGGTGCTGCTGGTAATGGATGCCACCACCGGACAAAACGGGCTGCAGCAGGCGCGGCTGTTCACCGAATCCGCCGGTGTAACCGGAATCGTGCTGACCAAACTGGACGGCACCGCCAAGGGCGGAATCGTGGTTGCCATCTCGCGTGAGCTCGGCGTGCCGGTGCGCTATGTCGGCGTGGGTGAAAAGCAGACTGATCTGTTGCCCTTCGATTCCGGGCAATTTGTGGATTCGCTGTTCGAATGACCGTGTGGCACACTCGCCCTCGCGTGTCGTGTGGATTGAGTAAGCTCCGTGAAGGCACTACTTGACCTTGTCCTTTCAGTAGCCACCATGCTGTTCTTGTGT includes the following:
- a CDS encoding HAMP domain-containing protein: MFKKLFTPTRVPILYLILGVLVLVSVVPMYFYAGQVMTINRERLKTNEMVLQNTITQSLGQDIDHRQRNLEIMLANLASAIQVASGSDLREDHVNTPELRALLEKFVSSSPDVAYATLLNPEAKGISAGRVVPDDFFRKDLERAFIAAGQGRAYTGQALSLEAGHDRRIVVLFSTPMMAAGRFIGMLGAAVDLSFLTGRLRDAARGGLVTYVVDRQGRLVLGAIPNFATGQDMTKFEIVKNFLESGGKAQLVATREFTVYLPNGERIPMLGTYSPVPSLEWAVIAQKPQHEAYSDVAEMQSKALWYAIYAVVLAIVVSVFAARRITGPLDILTDSSRAIARGDFSQRVHLTSRTEFGELAQTFNHMTEDLERFVADLKRAAEENRALFMGSIQMLAGAVATPRFSPPRWASAMSRLRSCVFPRSSTTWAKSASRTASSKSRAR
- a CDS encoding antibiotic biosynthesis monooxygenase; its protein translation is MISRIVTCTVKPEKITEFRNALKNEVLPNITRQPGFVDLVESFDTATGTFVCTSLWHTRQDLEFYDQTLFQEIAQRIMPLVDDQPDIKTLMVENSTVHDITSGKSAAA
- a CDS encoding HD domain-containing protein encodes the protein MGFSDEQIEIVRVSAQLHDVGKIGIEDRILKKPGALTPEEYEIMKTHTTRGANILRPVQQLKEMIPGIELHHESLDGRGYPFGLKGEELPLVPRIIAVADTFDAMTTNRPYQEARPPEYAVKIIKSLAETRFDPKVVAALESVFNRGDLHIRRAAVAAEKIVAAAAAEAIGPISVQTTSS
- the ftsY gene encoding signal recognition particle-docking protein FtsY, translating into MIQTLFGSLEQEPEKPGFFDRMKQAVTRTRENLSERIEEVVSFRKEIDRETLDDLEATLIAADLGSATTQEVLQALREKVDRNQIGNVDELKRLLKGELLHILSRASLEPVKAVEGPEVIVVVGVNGTGKTTTIGKLANALRSQGKTVLLCAADTFRAAAIEQLEVWGDRTGTEVIKTKPGGDPSAVLYDALQAAKARNTDYVIVDTAGRLHTKSNLMEELSKMRRTAQRIIPGAPHEVLLVMDATTGQNGLQQARLFTESAGVTGIVLTKLDGTAKGGIVVAISRELGVPVRYVGVGEKQTDLLPFDSGQFVDSLFE